AAGAGATACTGATGCACCTTGATTTTTGTCAAAATctctatttttttgtattttacctATCAGACCAATTATACAAACACCAATGTGACTGCTCTGACACACCCAAATCGAATCtaattcaaaaataatttgaaatttgaccaATATTTTCCTCAAATTAATTGCATTTATTAACCAAATCAAACattgctttttttaaaaataaaattgtaactCCACATAATCTTCAAATGTTTGGATAACCCCATTTTTCTAAAACTAGTCTTTCGTaaattattgataaaaaaaataaaatcaggaTTGATTAACCTGGAAGAGCATTCAATAAACTTTTAAGAATTTAGTTACACATGGAGGAACAAGGTACAAGGATGAACCCCCCACATAGTACGAAGATTAAACTTTGAAAAGACAAAAACATTGAGCTTAAAACCAAAAGACAAACTGCATGCACAAAACCACAAGATTACTCCTGATGCTTAAAACTTTGATCCCTTTGGACTGCCTCCATTAGAAATACTGGACTCTCTCTCCTCGATCAAAATAGTTTCATTAATTTTCGAACTTTAAAGCCTCCCATCTCCAATAATCCACAATAAACCCGACTGAAAAAGAGCTCTTGCCGAGAGGATGCTTTTCCAGGCAAAAACATCAGAAGCCTTAGGAGGAGCTGTTCGTAGAGACATATTGTTAAAATATTTCAACTTCATAACATGCCCAACTAGGGAGTTAGGATTCTTCAAATTTCTCCAGCTTTGTTTTAACAAGAGAGCCTCATTAAAAGATGAAAAACTCATAAAGCCAAGGCCCCCTTCCTTCTTAGCGCGACAATTTTTTTCCCATGAAACCCAGACAATCCTATGCCTCTCCCCCGACAATCCTCCCCACCAAAAAGACCTCAAAACTTGATCAATCTCTTGACAAAGTTGATTAGGAAATTTATGTTGGGAAATGAGGGTAaactatagtttgaccattattaattgaaagctcaataataattattgaatgaaagttatgggcaattgatccttgttataaggacaataaattggagcagttagtgtgaccaaatcatttattggttgaatgtaaaaagactccaaaatgaccatgatgagcatggtggacatagtgcaataagtgtgtgtttgagaatcccacattggaaaaatatcatgtggatgtgttgtttataagcccaagtgttgtagtaagactttgggcccaagggtacccaagcttttgtaggagtaagaggctccacattatgaacttggactaaATGGCGCGTAGGAGTaagaggctccacattatgaacttggactaaATGGCGCGCACCTGCCGGTCAGTCAGGCGTGGCGAGATGACCGTATCAGGCCCTTCGCAAacttagcccaataatttcttacatttttgctaagcctcctatataaggagagccttggcagcagcttcataagagagaaaatcttcttcttcttttctaagTCTCATTTTCTTTGTCTTCAATCTGtttgagagtgcaattctaaattggttcgtctaagtccattagtattgaagtgctgcttactagtggtttgcggagcgttgtatcttgggaagagtctgtccagagagcttggcaccagtggctggacatttctctttaaggagattcgtgacaggcgtacctcgctcccacaATTCCTATCAACTGTTtacggtttttggtattttaatttaagcatcaattattgagttcatatatgctgatgttactgtttctgattaatgttactgttttatttctgtagcttgttcactgttcatgcaataaaaatattatctggtttattgcatgttatattccaacaatcttaaagagAAATCGTTGTTCTGTTGAAACTATCATTGTAttcaattgataaaaaaaaaaaaaagtttcattcTTGTGCTTAATTTGTGATCTGTACGTGCATATTGTTACCTGCATATTGAGTGAACTGCTACAAATCTTGTTGACCTGTACGTGCATATTGACTGCATGCTCATTACTTGAACGTGCATATCTGCCTGTTATATCAATTGCTAGCTGCTATATCATTTACCTGTATAAATCACTATTGTTCTTTCGGTGCATTAATTGGAACAAAGCATGATGTATGCTTAAATGCTTTTGATTCTCTGTCTATTGTTTATTTAGTTGTTTTGGCACAAATTTGGTCCAATAAAGGTACTTGCATGTGAATTGAGTAAGCcaattaaaaatcaattgataattaaaattttgccGTGTATGTCTTGTGCATGAAAATATATGTGATACACAATTGCaactaatttttgttttgctttaatAATTACGTGAGATATTGAATagttatttgtttatatattcaaatattttggtaatattttttttggtgattaacAATAAAGTGGCAATGACTAGAAAGTTCTGTTTAGGAAAGGAGTTATTTAATTGAGCGCCGTATTATACGGAAGGCCCCCTCTTATCTGGGAACGATCTGGTTGCTACAATTGTTAGTTCCTAACAAAGAAAGCCGACAGAAGTTGtgtatttttaaaacaaaaattctgTGCTTAATTGACATGAATATTGTTGAGATTTAtatcattaaattatttgatatttttgtgttaCTAATTCTACACTTTGAATTGTGTAGAAAAATAATGGCTCAAAATACTGAGGGATCCACCATCCATCCTGGAGGTGATGACTTGACCCCTGGTGGTTTGAATAACCCAGGTGGTGAAACGGTGACTGCTCCTATTGGAGGTATGGCTGCTCCAAACGGAGGCGAGCCTAAGACTGCTCCTGTTGAGTCTGCTGCTCCAGCTTATGCTGATGGGAGGACTGCGGCTCCTCTGGCTGGCCGTGTAATGGTTCCAGCCGAAAAGCCAGAAAAGTTTATCGGTAAGGATTTCAAGAGGTGGCAACCAAAGATGCGCTTCTACTTGACCACCTTGAACCTTGTCAAGTACCTCTACGAGGTGTGCCCTATTCTGTCACCAGGAGAGCAAGACAGAACGACGATAGCAGCAGTCCAGTTTTGGAAAGACAATGAATATCTGTGCAGGAACTATATCCTTAATGGATTAGTTGATGACCTGTACAATGTGTACTCCGAAACATCTTCAGCAAAAGAGCTTTGGGACTCTCTTGAAAAGAAGTACAAATCCGAGGATGCTGGTACTAAGAAATTTGTGGCGGCCAAATTTCTTGACTTCATGATGGTGGATGGCAAGTCTGTTGTCAATCAACTTGAAGAGTTCCAGCTCATCTTGCATGAAGTACATGCTGAGGGATTGGTAATAAATGAACCATTCCAAGTGGCGATAGTCATCGAGAAGCTACCTCCTAGCTGGACTGAtttcaagaattacttgaaaCACAAACGCAAGGCGATGAACATGGAAGAATTGATGGTCCGTCTAAGGATTGAGGAGGACAATCGGAAGAAGTTTGCACTTCCAAAAGGCTCTAAGGCCCACCTGGTGGAAACCTCCAAGCCTAAACATGGGAAGAGAAAGAGGGAGCCCCAAACCAAAGGGAAGCCGAAAGAGCAAACCAACAAGTTCCAGGGTACCTGCTATGTCTGCGACAAACCTGGACACCGGGCCAA
The window above is part of the Tripterygium wilfordii isolate XIE 37 chromosome 3, ASM1340144v1, whole genome shotgun sequence genome. Proteins encoded here:
- the LOC119995587 gene encoding uncharacterized mitochondrial protein AtMg00310-like, translating into MHVQVNKICSSSLNMQFTLISQHKFPNQLCQEIDQVLRSFWWGGLSGERHRIVWVSWEKNCRAKKEGGLGFMSFSSFNEALLLKQSWRNLKNPNSLVGHVMKLKYFNNMSLRTAPPKASDVFAWKSILSARALFQSGLLWIIGDGRL